From a single Fulvivirga ulvae genomic region:
- a CDS encoding DEAD/DEAH box helicase, with protein MKFKDLGLDNRLLEGIEAIGFENATPVQEQAIPEILSGKDMIASAQTGTGKTAAFLLPVIHQILSGDHDDNHIKALIIVPTRELAVQIDQQMEGLSYFTSVSSIAVYGGGDGSSFTREKQALSEGADVIVGTPGRLIAHLNMGYVKVDQLQHLILDEADRMLDMGFYDDLMKIISYLPKQRQNLLFSATMPPKIRELAKKILHEPVEINIAVSKPAERILQVAFAVYDNQKIPLAKYLLQAKKLQSVIVFCSTKSSAKQLAKELKGLGFQAEDIHSDLDQTEREQVLRSFKNRKLNILVATDIMSRGIDIEDIELVINYDVPNDGEDYIHRIGRTARAASKGVAFTFINEKEQGKFLGIEELLGSPVPKGKVPASLGEAPVYQPKKRRAGGFKGSRKPRNGYKKKS; from the coding sequence TTGAAATTTAAAGATTTGGGCCTGGATAATCGCCTGTTAGAGGGGATTGAGGCCATTGGTTTTGAAAATGCTACTCCGGTTCAGGAGCAGGCAATTCCAGAGATTTTAAGTGGTAAAGACATGATTGCGTCGGCCCAGACTGGTACGGGCAAAACGGCAGCGTTCTTACTACCGGTCATTCACCAGATTTTATCGGGTGACCATGATGATAATCATATCAAAGCACTCATCATAGTTCCCACCAGGGAGCTGGCTGTTCAGATTGATCAGCAAATGGAAGGATTGTCGTATTTTACATCAGTCAGTTCTATAGCTGTTTACGGGGGTGGCGATGGTAGCTCTTTTACACGTGAGAAGCAGGCGCTTTCTGAGGGGGCTGATGTAATTGTAGGCACCCCCGGGCGTTTAATTGCCCATCTGAACATGGGCTATGTAAAGGTTGATCAGCTACAGCACCTTATTCTCGATGAGGCCGACCGGATGCTGGACATGGGCTTTTATGACGATCTGATGAAGATTATCTCTTATCTTCCAAAACAACGACAAAACCTGTTGTTTTCTGCCACGATGCCTCCAAAGATCAGGGAGCTGGCCAAGAAAATCCTTCACGAACCTGTAGAGATCAATATAGCAGTGTCAAAGCCCGCTGAGCGTATTCTGCAAGTAGCTTTTGCTGTTTATGACAACCAGAAGATTCCTTTGGCTAAATATCTGCTACAGGCTAAAAAACTACAAAGTGTCATTGTCTTTTGCAGTACCAAAAGCAGTGCAAAGCAATTGGCAAAGGAATTAAAAGGGCTTGGATTTCAGGCTGAAGATATTCACTCTGACCTTGATCAAACTGAAAGAGAGCAGGTGCTGAGGAGCTTCAAAAACAGAAAACTTAATATATTGGTGGCCACCGATATTATGTCACGAGGTATTGATATTGAAGATATAGAGTTGGTGATTAACTATGATGTACCTAATGATGGGGAAGACTATATTCATCGAATTGGGAGAACTGCAAGGGCAGCTTCAAAAGGGGTGGCTTTTACCTTTATCAATGAAAAGGAGCAAGGCAAGTTTTTGGGTATAGAAGAACTCTTGGGGTCACCTGTTCCCAAAGGAAAAGTCCCTGCATCACTTGGCGAAGCCCCTGTTTATCAGCCTAAGAAACGACGGGCCGGTGGATTTAAAGGGTCAAGAAAACCCAGGAACGGATATAAAAAGAAGAGTTAA
- a CDS encoding HAD family hydrolase gives MFKQLIFDCDGVLVDTEIIAAEVMTKAFTQCDIHISVEDYLSTYTGKTISSIFNSLLSPDQLQKINLKEFTHQCDVDIYNQLRPVKGMQDVVRTLPFPKAVVSNSSLWQVKKAVKHIGLEDIFKEKFFSSEMVANPKPWPDIYLHAAKTLEVNPEYCLVVEDSKSGVKAAVDAGMTVIGFTGASHIRSGHADILMEIGASHVASSPDELKELVATLTS, from the coding sequence ATGTTTAAACAACTCATTTTTGATTGTGATGGCGTACTCGTAGATACAGAAATAATAGCAGCTGAGGTCATGACCAAAGCCTTCACTCAGTGCGACATTCACATCTCTGTTGAAGATTATTTAAGTACTTATACAGGCAAGACCATTTCTTCAATATTCAATTCATTACTATCTCCGGATCAACTGCAAAAGATAAATCTCAAGGAGTTTACCCACCAATGTGATGTGGATATTTATAACCAGCTTAGGCCGGTGAAGGGCATGCAGGACGTAGTTAGAACCTTACCATTTCCTAAAGCAGTGGTATCAAACAGTAGTTTATGGCAGGTTAAAAAGGCGGTTAAACACATCGGCCTCGAGGATATTTTTAAAGAGAAATTCTTTTCCTCTGAAATGGTAGCAAACCCCAAGCCCTGGCCTGACATTTATCTTCATGCTGCAAAAACCCTGGAAGTAAACCCTGAATATTGCCTGGTTGTGGAGGACAGCAAGAGTGGTGTTAAAGCGGCCGTTGATGCGGGTATGACGGTAATAGGCTTTACGGGGGCCAGCCATATACGCAGCGGACATGCGGATATCCTGATGGAGATTGGTGCCAGTCATGTGGCCTCCTCTCCTGACGAACTAAAGGAGCTTGTAGCCACACTCACCTCTTAA
- a CDS encoding alpha-amylase family glycosyl hydrolase, whose translation MKKYSLHFLTLVLAGICACTPAEKSNKETKRTEEPKEATFPQLAGNMTIYEVNIRQFTPEGTFKAFDEHLPRIKELGTEILWFMPIQPIGEKNRKGTLGSYYSIKDYEAVNPEFGTLEDFKATVNKAHELGMYVILDWVPNHTAWDHPWITEHPEYYAKDSLGNITYEADWTDIALLDHTKPETRKKMIDAMRFWIDETDIDGFRCDHAGHEIPLYFWEEATAALDPLKDLFWLAEWDEPRMHLELDATYNWSILHATEDVAKGEHSGDDLYEYIEKDLAHYGHSPFRLLMITNHDENAWAGTVFERYGEGHKAFAVFTFTIYGIPMIYSGQEVGLDKRLAFFEKDSINWQDKKGLTDFYKKLISLRKNNTALWSGQYGGVPVKIDVDNKNVLAYSRKKDGNEVLVILNLSNQQQEVAQNAELSGSHQNYMTGEQVDLSALKTLKPYEYIVIIK comes from the coding sequence ATGAAGAAATATAGCTTACACTTTTTAACGCTTGTGCTGGCAGGCATTTGCGCCTGTACCCCTGCCGAAAAGAGCAATAAGGAGACAAAAAGGACCGAAGAGCCGAAAGAAGCCACATTTCCGCAACTGGCCGGCAATATGACCATCTATGAAGTCAACATTCGCCAGTTTACACCTGAAGGCACTTTCAAAGCCTTTGATGAGCATCTGCCAAGAATAAAAGAGCTCGGCACAGAGATATTATGGTTTATGCCCATACAGCCGATCGGAGAGAAAAACAGAAAGGGAACACTCGGCAGTTATTATTCGATCAAGGATTATGAGGCTGTCAATCCTGAGTTTGGCACGCTGGAAGACTTCAAAGCCACAGTAAACAAAGCGCATGAGTTGGGTATGTATGTTATACTCGACTGGGTGCCCAACCATACCGCATGGGATCACCCGTGGATTACGGAACATCCGGAATATTACGCCAAAGACAGTTTGGGAAATATTACTTATGAGGCAGACTGGACAGACATTGCCCTGCTGGATCACACAAAGCCTGAAACCAGAAAGAAAATGATCGATGCCATGAGATTCTGGATTGATGAAACGGATATTGACGGCTTCAGGTGCGACCATGCCGGCCATGAGATCCCGCTCTACTTCTGGGAAGAAGCCACTGCGGCCCTTGATCCCCTGAAAGACCTGTTTTGGCTTGCCGAATGGGATGAGCCCAGAATGCACCTCGAACTGGATGCCACTTACAACTGGAGTATACTGCACGCAACCGAAGATGTCGCTAAAGGAGAGCACTCAGGAGACGATCTGTACGAGTATATTGAAAAGGACCTTGCCCATTACGGACATAGCCCTTTCAGGCTGCTGATGATTACCAACCACGATGAAAACGCCTGGGCCGGTACCGTATTTGAGCGATATGGAGAAGGTCACAAAGCCTTTGCGGTCTTTACATTTACCATTTACGGCATACCTATGATCTACAGTGGCCAGGAAGTAGGGCTTGATAAAAGACTTGCCTTCTTTGAAAAAGACAGCATCAACTGGCAGGATAAAAAGGGGCTGACCGACTTCTACAAAAAACTCATAAGTCTGAGAAAGAACAATACGGCTTTATGGAGCGGCCAATATGGTGGAGTACCTGTAAAAATAGATGTTGACAACAAAAACGTACTGGCATATAGCAGAAAAAAGGATGGGAACGAAGTGCTGGTTATTCTCAACCTCAGCAATCAGCAGCAGGAAGTTGCGCAGAACGCTGAACTATCCGGCTCACACCAAAACTATATGACCGGAGAGCAGGTAGACCTATCTGCCCTTAAAACTTTAAAACCTTACGAGTACATAGTAATTATTAAATAG
- a CDS encoding MFS transporter yields MEKVSLTSEKPKLSFWQIWNMSFGFLGIQFGFALQNANTSRIFETLGGDTKNLAFYWLAAPVTGLLVQPIIGYYSDKTWHPKWGRRRPFFAIGAILASIALIIMPNSPSLWIAIGMLWIMDASINISMEPFRAFVGDMLPPSQRTTGFAMQSFFIGIGAVVASALPWMFTNWVGLSNTATAGEIPESVKWSFYVGAVAFFAAVMWTVFSTKEYPPDKEDLNPEKKEEPIQIRYAPSVYLKIGLALLGIAVLLTVWFYSQQLDPQLYVLCGVVSVFGLSYFVAALFMRKNLYRNGFVQIVRDFQNMPKTMIQLAFVQFFSWFALFAMWIYTTSAVTSHIYLSTDTTSLAYNEGADWVSLLFSGYNGVAAIAALLLPYLAKLTSRRITHLLALTCGGLGLISFYFINDPDWLILSMVGVGIAWASILSVPYAMLSSALPAKKMGYYMGIFNFFIVIPQIVAASVLGFLISTFFNSEFIYALIIGGASMILAGLLCLGVNDKDEVLMKENAA; encoded by the coding sequence ATGGAGAAGGTATCCCTTACATCTGAAAAACCAAAATTAAGCTTTTGGCAGATCTGGAACATGAGCTTCGGCTTTTTAGGCATCCAGTTTGGTTTTGCCCTGCAAAATGCCAATACCAGCCGTATCTTTGAAACATTAGGCGGAGACACCAAAAATCTTGCATTCTACTGGTTGGCAGCCCCTGTTACCGGCCTGCTGGTGCAACCGATTATCGGATATTACAGTGATAAAACCTGGCATCCGAAATGGGGACGCCGAAGACCCTTTTTTGCCATAGGTGCCATTCTGGCATCAATAGCATTGATCATTATGCCCAACTCGCCCTCTTTATGGATAGCGATTGGTATGCTTTGGATCATGGATGCCTCTATAAACATAAGTATGGAGCCATTCAGAGCTTTTGTTGGCGATATGCTCCCTCCTTCTCAGCGAACTACCGGATTTGCCATGCAAAGCTTCTTCATTGGTATCGGTGCAGTAGTAGCTTCCGCTCTCCCATGGATGTTTACAAATTGGGTCGGTTTATCAAATACTGCCACTGCCGGAGAAATCCCGGAGTCTGTTAAATGGTCATTTTATGTAGGAGCCGTTGCCTTTTTTGCAGCTGTAATGTGGACTGTGTTCTCAACCAAGGAGTACCCTCCTGATAAAGAAGATCTTAACCCGGAGAAAAAAGAAGAGCCGATACAAATCAGATATGCTCCAAGTGTATACCTGAAAATCGGCCTGGCCCTTTTAGGCATAGCTGTTTTGTTAACAGTATGGTTTTATTCTCAGCAATTGGATCCTCAGCTATATGTATTATGCGGAGTGGTATCTGTATTTGGTTTATCTTACTTTGTTGCAGCTTTATTTATGAGAAAAAACTTATACCGCAATGGCTTTGTTCAAATAGTCCGTGACTTTCAAAATATGCCTAAAACCATGATCCAGTTGGCTTTTGTTCAATTCTTTTCATGGTTTGCCCTGTTCGCCATGTGGATCTATACTACATCGGCTGTTACAAGCCATATATACCTCTCCACCGACACAACAAGCCTCGCTTATAACGAGGGTGCAGACTGGGTATCCCTTCTTTTTAGCGGATACAATGGTGTAGCAGCTATCGCAGCCTTGCTACTTCCCTATTTAGCAAAGCTAACCAGCCGTCGAATCACCCATCTGCTAGCCTTAACATGCGGAGGACTTGGACTTATTTCCTTTTATTTTATAAATGACCCGGACTGGTTGATCCTATCCATGGTAGGTGTTGGTATAGCTTGGGCAAGCATACTTTCTGTACCTTACGCCATGCTTTCCTCTGCATTGCCTGCTAAGAAGATGGGATACTATATGGGCATCTTCAATTTCTTTATCGTCATCCCCCAGATTGTAGCGGCAAGCGTTTTGGGATTTCTGATCTCAACCTTCTTCAATAGTGAATTTATCTATGCTTTGATCATAGGTGGTGCTTCTATGATACTGGCGGGCCTGCTTTGTCTCGGTGTTAATGACAAGGACGAAGTGCTTATGAAAGAAAATGCAGCCTGA
- a CDS encoding PAS domain S-box protein, with product MKFKIGNKIFGGFLILIVLFVVNASIIFYNGNVIDQVVNRSSEVIRPSKEAINDFILLVTRSKMLITNWVYLQSNTDDKDALRDLHEFDYPELKDEITGLMVNWEIDSQRQLMDSVFTEFDKLLKVEKEVMGQLVTFENYEDPLTKLLAEDAIESQVIPLTSSIISMLDKIAEMQQEVTEESDADLKTAADQLRNITIILGVIIVALGLFMAFVMARSITRPINYIKDVVVKLGKGELVDDSGRKFNNDEIGEMAAAMDSLIHGLRSTTLFAENIGKGSYDSEFKPLSDHDVLGNALLEMRENLSRVAEEDKKRNWSTEGLAKFGDILRKNNDNISKLADDIIRNLVKYMRANQGGIYIIEDDGSDDPFMTLMAVYAWDKKKYLNQKVYKGEGLAGQVWLEMDTIYLTEVPDNYIKITSGLGDANPKSILIVPLKVNEEIYGVVEIASFNAFEEHEIDFVEKIAETIASTVSSVKINAKTQSLLEESQEMTEQMRSQEEEMRQNMEELQATQEEMQRGQAEAENTMDAINQAVATIEFDPEGKIVNVNRNFLDMMGYSKDELVGEFHRIFVTKEEKTSDDYKQFWRDLSSGQLKEGEYKRLDKSGKTRFLKESYAPIRNRDGSTAKIMMFATDITTYK from the coding sequence ATGAAATTCAAAATTGGTAATAAGATTTTTGGTGGTTTTCTCATCCTCATAGTATTGTTTGTTGTCAATGCTTCGATCATTTTTTACAATGGTAATGTGATTGATCAGGTAGTAAACCGTTCTTCTGAGGTGATAAGGCCGTCTAAAGAAGCGATTAATGACTTTATCCTTTTGGTGACCAGATCTAAAATGCTTATTACCAACTGGGTGTATCTGCAAAGCAACACTGATGACAAGGATGCTCTGAGGGACCTGCACGAATTTGACTACCCTGAGCTGAAGGATGAGATCACCGGGCTGATGGTAAACTGGGAAATTGATAGTCAAAGACAATTAATGGACTCTGTTTTCACGGAGTTTGACAAGCTGTTAAAAGTAGAGAAAGAAGTAATGGGACAGTTGGTGACCTTTGAAAATTATGAGGATCCGCTAACGAAACTTCTGGCAGAGGACGCCATTGAAAGCCAGGTTATCCCCCTGACATCATCCATCATCTCCATGCTTGACAAGATTGCTGAAATGCAACAGGAGGTGACTGAGGAGTCTGATGCTGATTTGAAAACTGCTGCCGACCAATTGAGGAATATTACGATCATTTTGGGAGTAATTATCGTTGCATTAGGCCTGTTCATGGCCTTTGTGATGGCCCGATCCATTACGCGACCGATTAATTATATCAAGGATGTGGTGGTCAAGCTGGGTAAAGGAGAGCTTGTGGACGATTCGGGACGCAAGTTTAACAATGACGAGATAGGGGAAATGGCGGCTGCAATGGATAGTCTCATACATGGTTTGAGATCTACTACTTTGTTTGCCGAAAACATAGGTAAGGGAAGCTACGATTCTGAATTTAAACCGCTAAGTGACCATGATGTGTTGGGTAATGCCCTTCTGGAAATGAGGGAGAACCTTTCGCGTGTTGCTGAAGAGGACAAGAAGAGAAACTGGTCTACTGAAGGCCTTGCCAAATTTGGTGATATCCTTAGAAAGAACAATGATAACATCAGCAAGCTTGCCGATGATATTATCCGTAACCTGGTCAAATACATGAGGGCCAATCAGGGTGGAATTTATATTATAGAGGACGATGGCTCTGATGATCCTTTTATGACCTTAATGGCAGTCTACGCATGGGACAAGAAAAAGTACCTTAACCAAAAAGTATATAAAGGTGAAGGCCTTGCCGGTCAGGTATGGTTGGAAATGGATACCATCTATTTAACGGAAGTGCCTGATAACTACATTAAGATCACCTCAGGGCTTGGAGATGCTAACCCTAAAAGTATACTGATCGTGCCGCTGAAAGTTAACGAAGAGATCTATGGTGTGGTGGAGATTGCTTCATTCAATGCTTTTGAAGAGCACGAAATAGATTTTGTTGAAAAGATTGCCGAAACGATCGCTTCAACTGTGTCTTCAGTTAAGATCAATGCCAAAACTCAGAGCCTGCTTGAAGAATCTCAGGAAATGACTGAGCAAATGAGATCGCAGGAAGAGGAGATGAGACAGAATATGGAAGAGCTGCAGGCCACACAGGAAGAGATGCAAAGAGGTCAGGCTGAGGCTGAAAATACCATGGATGCCATTAATCAGGCCGTAGCAACCATAGAGTTTGACCCTGAGGGTAAAATAGTGAATGTAAACCGTAACTTCCTTGATATGATGGGATATAGCAAGGACGAATTGGTGGGTGAGTTCCATAGAATATTCGTAACTAAGGAAGAAAAGACTTCGGATGACTATAAGCAGTTCTGGAGGGACCTCTCTTCAGGTCAGTTAAAAGAAGGCGAATATAAAAGACTTGACAAGTCCGGTAAAACCAGGTTCCTCAAGGAGAGCTACGCTCCAATAAGAAACAGGGACGGTTCTACAGCAAAAATTATGATGTTTGCTACAGACATCACAACATATAAATAA
- a CDS encoding glycoside hydrolase family 31 protein: MIVSQSSSKTNLSTSVDNLLQFEEKHNGLEGKTGSYQFRVLVYSSNIIRIHITANEQYDEHSYAVIAKPEFNDFNLEDSDDLLILSTSAIDLKIEKRPLRFSFFDKQGNAINEDDSFGTSWIGEQVTTYKKLQEGERFIGLGEKTGPLDRKGHGYQHWNTDSFAYGPESDPLYCSTPFYIGLHNQLSYGIFLDNSHKSHFNFAASNNRFSSFSADSGDMNYYFIHHDSVDEIIQSYTYLTGRMSMPPMWSIGYQQCRYSYYPDKEALTVAQTFRDKDIPADVIVFDIHYMESYKIFTWDKVKFSDPEKMISQLRELGFHVVVMCDPGIKIEDGYEAYEDGKKKDVFLKYPDGSYYSGAVWPGWCHFPDFTNPKTRDWWKDKLKGYVEMGVHGFWNDMNEIATWGQMMPELIEFDLEGSKGTTRKGRNIYGMQMAKSTFEGAKHHLNGKRPFNLTRAGFSGVQRYSAVWTGDNVANDEHMLVGVRLVNSMGLTGIPFAGYDVGGFVGNSSEHLFARWVQLGAFSPFFRGHSMINSRDSEPWAYGEEVEEISRNYIRLRYKLMPYIYSAFYESAQTGTPIARSLAIDYSHDSKIFDKLYHNQYMFGKNILVGPVESTKDLTKVYLPEGEWYEFFTDRHYHGKQEIVAECPIERLPLFVKASSIIPVSPKAGFNTTDLGDTLELHLYAGKEISSFTYYEDDGDSYEYQQGNYHKRTIQYNPESSSIKISKAEGAFSSRYKHIKICFHGFSPDSATVNNAAATPETHDYQFILPISNFDPIYTEPNTRLVVKDLRMVSFDNINEEIEVRW; the protein is encoded by the coding sequence ATGATAGTATCTCAATCATCATCAAAAACGAACTTAAGTACCAGCGTGGATAACCTTCTTCAGTTTGAGGAAAAGCATAATGGTCTGGAAGGAAAAACGGGCAGCTATCAGTTCAGGGTCCTGGTATACTCGTCAAATATAATTCGTATTCATATTACGGCCAATGAGCAATACGATGAGCATTCTTATGCCGTTATTGCCAAACCGGAATTTAATGATTTCAACCTGGAAGATTCAGATGACCTGTTGATACTCAGCACCAGCGCCATCGATCTTAAAATTGAAAAGCGTCCACTGCGATTTTCTTTCTTTGACAAACAAGGTAATGCCATTAATGAAGACGATAGTTTCGGTACTTCATGGATCGGTGAGCAGGTGACTACATATAAAAAGTTGCAGGAGGGTGAACGCTTTATTGGTCTTGGAGAAAAAACCGGACCATTGGATCGAAAGGGTCATGGCTACCAGCATTGGAATACTGATAGCTTTGCATATGGCCCCGAGAGTGACCCTTTGTATTGCTCCACTCCTTTTTATATTGGTCTGCACAATCAACTCTCTTACGGTATTTTTCTGGATAATTCTCACAAATCGCATTTCAATTTCGCAGCGTCCAACAACAGATTCTCCAGCTTCTCTGCCGACAGTGGTGATATGAATTATTATTTCATCCATCACGATTCAGTTGACGAGATCATACAATCATATACATACCTTACAGGCCGCATGTCTATGCCACCAATGTGGAGTATCGGGTATCAGCAGTGCCGGTACAGTTACTATCCTGATAAAGAAGCCTTAACTGTAGCCCAAACCTTCAGAGACAAGGATATTCCGGCGGATGTAATAGTATTTGACATCCATTATATGGAAAGCTACAAGATTTTCACCTGGGACAAGGTGAAATTTTCTGACCCTGAAAAAATGATCTCACAGCTCCGGGAGTTAGGCTTTCATGTTGTTGTCATGTGTGATCCTGGTATAAAGATCGAGGATGGTTACGAAGCCTATGAGGATGGTAAGAAAAAAGATGTTTTTCTCAAATATCCTGATGGCAGCTATTATTCCGGAGCCGTTTGGCCAGGCTGGTGCCACTTCCCTGACTTTACAAATCCTAAAACCAGGGATTGGTGGAAAGATAAATTAAAGGGATACGTAGAGATGGGCGTTCATGGCTTCTGGAATGATATGAACGAAATAGCCACGTGGGGGCAGATGATGCCAGAGCTCATAGAGTTTGACCTGGAAGGCAGCAAAGGAACAACACGTAAAGGCCGCAATATATACGGTATGCAGATGGCCAAAAGCACATTTGAGGGAGCAAAACATCACCTTAATGGCAAAAGGCCCTTTAATCTCACTCGTGCAGGTTTCTCTGGTGTACAACGCTATTCGGCAGTATGGACCGGCGACAATGTAGCCAACGATGAGCATATGCTTGTAGGTGTAAGGCTGGTAAACAGTATGGGGCTCACGGGTATTCCATTTGCTGGTTATGATGTAGGGGGATTTGTAGGAAATTCCAGCGAACACTTATTCGCACGATGGGTACAACTAGGTGCCTTCTCCCCTTTCTTCAGAGGCCATAGCATGATTAACAGCCGCGACTCCGAACCCTGGGCATACGGAGAAGAGGTCGAGGAGATATCGAGGAATTATATCAGATTGCGCTACAAATTAATGCCATATATTTACAGCGCATTCTACGAATCTGCCCAAACCGGCACACCGATAGCCAGAAGCCTTGCCATTGATTATAGCCATGATAGCAAGATCTTCGATAAGCTTTATCACAACCAATATATGTTTGGAAAAAACATACTTGTGGGGCCTGTAGAAAGCACCAAAGACCTGACAAAGGTTTACTTGCCTGAGGGTGAATGGTACGAATTCTTCACTGACAGACATTATCATGGTAAACAGGAAATTGTAGCCGAATGCCCTATTGAAAGGTTACCTTTATTTGTAAAAGCATCATCCATAATTCCTGTAAGTCCGAAGGCCGGATTCAATACCACGGATCTTGGAGATACCCTGGAACTTCACCTTTATGCAGGCAAAGAAATATCATCATTCACCTACTATGAAGATGATGGTGACTCTTATGAATACCAGCAGGGCAACTACCACAAACGTACCATACAATACAACCCTGAAAGTTCATCCATAAAAATATCCAAAGCGGAAGGTGCTTTCAGTTCCCGATATAAGCATATAAAAATATGTTTCCATGGTTTCAGCCCTGATTCAGCAACAGTAAATAACGCGGCTGCCACGCCTGAGACACACGATTATCAGTTCATACTACCGATTTCAAACTTTGATCCTATTTACACGGAGCCTAACACGAGGCTGGTAGTAAAAGACCTCCGGATGGTGTCTTTTGACAACATCAATGAAGAAATAGAGGTCAGATGGTAA